The segment GCGAAGGCATCGGACTCCGGACGCTCGCCGGCGGCCTGGGTCCTGAGGCCGCCGAGGCCCAGGAACTGTGTCGTCTTGTCGGCCTCGCCGTACGGGAGGCCGGCGGCCGGATCCTGCTGCTCGGGCGGCGGGGACGGGGCCCACCGCTGCGGGTCGGGCGTCTGACGGCCCGCGGGAGGCTGCTGGTAGAGCGGGGGCGCGGGCTGTCCCGGGGGCGGCGGTGGGTGCGCCGCGCGGTCGTAGCGCGCCTCGGCCACCGGATCCTGAGCGGTCGGGTCCTGGGCGCGGTACGGATCGTTGCGGTAGGCGTCCTGGACGTAGGGGTCCTGGTCCGCGGGCAACGGGGGCGTCGGAGGGACCGGGCCCGTGGGGTCGCCACCGGCGCCCCGGCCCCGGTCACCGTCATACGGCGCATTCATCGCTGCCCCACCTCATCCGTCGCCGGCCATCCGGCCCCGCCAACTATCAACGGTCCACTTTCTCACCTGAGCCGGACGGGTCGGAGCTTTCCGATCCGGTGTCCGGGCTGGGGTCACTCGGCTGCTCGGGCTCGTCGCCGTCCGTGCCGCCGTTGTCGCCGTCCGTACCTGTGTCGCCATCGGGCCCCTCGTCGTCGGACCCGCCCTCGGCGCGCCGGGCGGCCGCCCGCTTGCGCTGGAGATAGATCCGCACGCCGGCGAGGACGAGCAGCAGCACACCGCCGGCGATGACGAGCATCACCGTGGCGGTGATCTCCGTGACGTTCACCTGGAACGTCATGCGGTCACCGTAGGGCTTTCCGTCCGCCGTGTAGAGCTGGGCGGTCACCCAGGCCCGGCCGTTGGCGTTCGCCGTGGTGGCGAACTTGAACGACTGGCTGTGGCCGCCGTCCACCGTGATCTGCTGCGCCTTGCCCACGTCCAGTCGGTTGGGCTGGGACGAGGTCAGCTTCAGCGTCATGTCCTTGACGCCCTGGACCAGGTTGTTCTGGACCGTCACCGGAATCGTGGCGCTGCGCCCGGAGAGCGTCGCCCCCGACTTCTGGATCAGGTGCACCTTCTTGGTCAGACCGTCGAGGTAGCTGCGTACGGAGCGCCGGAAGCCCGCGGCACCGGAGGCATCGCCGCGCCACTCCGTCGACATCTCCCGCATTATGGCGCTGCCGAACGGGGTCACCACACGCTCGGGCTGGGCCAGGATCACGCGGTAGTCGTCCAGTGCGGCCTGGGTGCCCCGGATCTGGCGGAAGGCGGAGGTGGGGAGTTCCTGCCGGCGCAGCGAGGACGGGTAGGCGGCTCCGCTCGGCACCCGGCGGGTGGCCGAGGGGTCGGGCTTGGCCTTGGCCGCCTTGCCGAGGCTCAGCGGCTGGCTCCAGCGTCCGGAGTCGTCCAGCGTCCGCAGTGCGGTGGCCATGGCGTGGGCCTGGCTGACCGACGGCATGCGCTGCGGCGCGACGACGATGCTGCGCTGCCGGCCGGGGTCCTCCAGGCTGATCATCTGGGTCTGGGCGAGGAAGTCCTGGACCGCGTGGGCGGAGCTTCCGGCCTTCGACATATCGCCTTCGAAGGCCCGCGAGAGCTGCGCGTCCGCGACGACGGCGGTGTTGCCGCCGCCGATGGGGCGGGCCGCCGTCGGGGTGTAGGACAGTCCCCCGGTCTCCCGCAGGCTGTCGCTGCGGGTGATGACGTTGTGCGCACCGGCCGAGGTCGCGACATCCACGACCGAGGAGTCGATCGCACCATCGACGGGCCAGGCGAAGTCCGTCCGCGGCTTCACACCGAGGATGGTGTCCACGGTCTTCTCGGCGAGGTCGGTGGCCGGGCCGAGGTGGCTGAGCGCGCTGGGCACGTGCTTGCCGTGGTGGGCGAGCGAGGCGAGGTCGGGGTCGGCGAAGGGCAGCGCGACGACCTCATGCGTCTTGGCCGCGTCTTCGAGCTCGTGCAGCCACTGCTTGGCGACCGCCTGGTTCTTGCCCATGGGTCCGTCCGGGCCGTTGACCCGGTACGACTTGGTCATCGCGTCGACGGTGGCGAGCAGATCGGGGTCGATGACGAAGGTCACCGGCAGGTTCTTGCTGAGCGCGACCATCTGCTGCAGCCGGCCGCCCGGTGCGAGCTCGGCGGCGAGGTCGTCGTTGCGGAAGACCGGCGTCTGCTGGGCGTCGGCGTCGGTTTCGGCCGTGAGGTGGGTGGAGGAGATCAGCGGCCACATGTACGTGAGCTGCGTCTTCTTCTCGGTATCGGCCTCCTGCCAGGGCAGCAGCGTCCGGTCGAACCCGAGGACCTGGCTGTAGGGCGAGGCCTGCGAGCGCCCTGACACGGAGACACCGAGCTGGTACACACCGTTCTCATCGAGACGGAGGTCCTTGACCGGCACGCTGAGCGTGAAGGTGCGGCTGACCCCGGGCTCCAGCTTGCCGATCTTCTTCGCGCTGCCCTTGATCTCCTCGCCGTCCGCGCCGGGCACATAGCCGGTGCGACGGGACACATTGTCGATGGAGCTACGGCCGCCGAGCGCGTCTCCGCGGTGCATGCCGAGATGCGCGTCGGTGATCGTGCTGCGGCCGTCGTTGGTCAGCGTCCCGGAGACGGTGACCGAGTCGCTCTTGGAGGGAGCGGACGGGGACATCGAGTCGATGGTGACGTCGACCGTGCGGGAGCCCGTCGGGGCCGCCTGGGCGGTGGGGGCATGCGGAACCTGGAGCAGGCCCACGAGCAGGAGTACCCCAGTGAGCAGTGTCACGGTCCTTCGCAGCCATCGACCACGCGGCCGTTCAGTCCCCTGGAACCCTGCCGCCTCGGCCACGCGCTCGTCCGTCCCTCGTCGTCGTCAGTGGTCGTCGGAATGTGCGTCCACGAATGGTAACGAGGCCCGCCGTGCCGGAGTGCCAGGGACTGCTCCACATGATCGCCGCGCGGAGACCCGGGCGCCCGGCCTGACCCCTTTATTACGTGGCGCCTCGCGCTGCGCGGCCACGTACCCTGTTTTGTTGTGCCGAACGCCAACAATGACCTCCCCGCCCCGCTCGCCGAGCAGACCCCGCAGTCGACGAACGCGCTGAACCATGTCCAGCGCCGCGCCGTGAGCGAGCTGCTGCGGGTGTCCCCCGTCGCGGATGACCTGGCTCGCCGATTCCAGGAGGCCGGGTTCACACTTGCCCTGGTCGGCGGCTCGGTCCGGGACGCGCTGCTGGGGCGGCTCGGCAACGACCTGGACTTCACCACCGATGCCCGCCCTGAGGACGTTCTGAAGATCGTCCGGCCGTGGGCGGACGCGCTCTGGGAGGTCGGCATCGCCTTCGGCACGGTCGGCTGCAAGAAGGACTCCTTCGACATCGAGGTCACGACCTACCGGTCCGAGGCGTACGACCGCACCTCCCGCAAGCCCGAGGTGTCGTACGGCGACTCCATCGAGCAGGATCTGGTGCGCCGGGACTTCACGGTGAACGCCATGGCGGTGCTGCTCCCGCAGAAGGAGTTCGTCGACCCGCACGACGGTCTGGAGGACCTGGCAGCGCAGGTGCTGCGGACGCCGGGGACGCCGGAGGAGTCGTTCTCCGATGATCCGCTGCGGATGATGCGCGCAGCCCGCTTCGCCGCCCAGCTGGACTTCGAGGTGGACCCTGCGGTCTTCGCCGCGATGAAGGCGATGTCGGACCGCATCGAGATCGTCTCCGCGGAGCGCGTACGGGACGAGCTGAACAAGCTGCTCCTGGCGCCGCACCCGCGCGAGGGGCTGCGGCTGCTGGTCGATTCGGGCCTGGCCGGCCATGTCCTGCCCGAGCTGCCCGCGCTGCGGCTGGAAAGTGACGAGCATCACCGCCACAAGGACGTCTACGAGCACTCGCTGACGGTGCTGGAGCAGGCGATCGACCTGGAGGAGAACGGGCCCGATCTCGTGCTGCGGCTGGCGGCGCTCCTCCACGACATCGGCAAGCCCCGGACACGGCGCTTCGAGAAGGACGGCCGGGTCTCCTTCCATCACCACGAAGTGGTGGGCGCGAAGATGACCAAGAAGCGGATGACCGCTCTGAAGTACTCCAACGACCTGGTGAAGGACGTCTCACGGCTGGTGGAGCTGCATCTGCGCTTCCACGGCTACGGGACGGGAGAGTGGACGGACTCCGCGGTCCGTCGCTATGTGCGGGACGCCGGTCCGCAGCTGGAGCGGCTGCACAAGCTGACCCGCTCGGACTGCACGACCCGCAACAAGCGCAAGGCCGGTGCCCTGTCGCGCGCCTATGACGGGCTCGAGGAGCGCATCGCGCTGCTACAGGAGCAGGAAGAGCTGGACTCGATCCGCCCGGACCTGGACGGCAACGAGATCATGCAGATTCTGGGCATCGGCCCGGGGCCCGAGGTCGGCAAGGCGTACAAGCAG is part of the Streptomyces platensis genome and harbors:
- a CDS encoding DUF6049 family protein, which gives rise to MTLLTGVLLLVGLLQVPHAPTAQAAPTGSRTVDVTIDSMSPSAPSKSDSVTVSGTLTNDGRSTITDAHLGMHRGDALGGRSSIDNVSRRTGYVPGADGEEIKGSAKKIGKLEPGVSRTFTLSVPVKDLRLDENGVYQLGVSVSGRSQASPYSQVLGFDRTLLPWQEADTEKKTQLTYMWPLISSTHLTAETDADAQQTPVFRNDDLAAELAPGGRLQQMVALSKNLPVTFVIDPDLLATVDAMTKSYRVNGPDGPMGKNQAVAKQWLHELEDAAKTHEVVALPFADPDLASLAHHGKHVPSALSHLGPATDLAEKTVDTILGVKPRTDFAWPVDGAIDSSVVDVATSAGAHNVITRSDSLRETGGLSYTPTAARPIGGGNTAVVADAQLSRAFEGDMSKAGSSAHAVQDFLAQTQMISLEDPGRQRSIVVAPQRMPSVSQAHAMATALRTLDDSGRWSQPLSLGKAAKAKPDPSATRRVPSGAAYPSSLRRQELPTSAFRQIRGTQAALDDYRVILAQPERVVTPFGSAIMREMSTEWRGDASGAAGFRRSVRSYLDGLTKKVHLIQKSGATLSGRSATIPVTVQNNLVQGVKDMTLKLTSSQPNRLDVGKAQQITVDGGHSQSFKFATTANANGRAWVTAQLYTADGKPYGDRMTFQVNVTEITATVMLVIAGGVLLLVLAGVRIYLQRKRAAARRAEGGSDDEGPDGDTGTDGDNGGTDGDEPEQPSDPSPDTGSESSDPSGSGEKVDR
- a CDS encoding CCA tRNA nucleotidyltransferase, whose product is MPNANNDLPAPLAEQTPQSTNALNHVQRRAVSELLRVSPVADDLARRFQEAGFTLALVGGSVRDALLGRLGNDLDFTTDARPEDVLKIVRPWADALWEVGIAFGTVGCKKDSFDIEVTTYRSEAYDRTSRKPEVSYGDSIEQDLVRRDFTVNAMAVLLPQKEFVDPHDGLEDLAAQVLRTPGTPEESFSDDPLRMMRAARFAAQLDFEVDPAVFAAMKAMSDRIEIVSAERVRDELNKLLLAPHPREGLRLLVDSGLAGHVLPELPALRLESDEHHRHKDVYEHSLTVLEQAIDLEENGPDLVLRLAALLHDIGKPRTRRFEKDGRVSFHHHEVVGAKMTKKRMTALKYSNDLVKDVSRLVELHLRFHGYGTGEWTDSAVRRYVRDAGPQLERLHKLTRSDCTTRNKRKAGALSRAYDGLEERIALLQEQEELDSIRPDLDGNEIMQILGIGPGPEVGKAYKQMLELRLEHGPMEREAAVAALKEWWAAQS